ACCGGGATGGCGTACCAGTCGTCTCCGAACACCGCCTTGTTGGGGCCGTAGGACGCCGCCTTCGCCATGACCCCGACGATGATGTCGTCCAGTTCAGGGTCGGGGTCCAGGCACGTCTCCTGCAGGACGGAAGCGAGCTTCGCGATCGTCCCGGGGTGGCTGCCGATCAGGTGCACGGCTGAGCTCTCCTCGTTGAGCAGATCGTGGAGGAGAAACAGCGCGTCGCGAACTTCTTTGGAGCTTCTAGGGGAGTGAGGCATCAGGGTGACTTGCATGAACAGGGCTTCCACCTCGGGGGAAATCGCAGGTGGATCTGCGGCTGCCGTCACGCCTGGAATTTTGTTTGCTGCACGCCAGCGCTCGATGCAGAGTTTGATGAGGATGTTGGGGATGAACATGGCGTGCGTCAGAACCTCGCCGGTGATGGGGCAGATGCGTCTGTGCTCCTTCCACCATTCCTCCAGTGCTGAACGATCAACTGTCTGCAGCCACGGAAGAGTTTGCAATCAGAGATTTGAATCCAGCAAGAAATGAAGTTTAGAAGAACATAATGAAGTTACTGTTCAGTAACTGAAACTAAGCAAAATAGTAAGAGTAGTAACAGTAATCAGGAAAGATAACTGATAGATGTGTAACATTAACAATTGCATATGAACAAAATAGGCAAAATTGCTCTGATTAGATCGACCAAACAGTGTGCAAGGCAATGGCAAATAAACTTATCTGATCAAAATCAGGTGGCATGTTCCATTTTTTACTGAAAACTGAAACAGATAGTGATGGCGACCTACAGAGCACACATTGAGATTGTGTTTCTAAAAATCAAAATATACAGGAGTAAAAGATCTTTGATCCTTGGGGCGTCCTATGATCCATAAATGCCTGTGATACAAACTCACAGCATAGGATACCCTAACAGGTTGACACAACAACTTAAAACAACATTTCATAGTGGAAACTAGCTGTTGTGAAAATAAATTGCGTGTTGTGACCTGACAGAGTCGAAGCAATGTCGAAGCAATTCTTGAATATGTACAGACAACAGCGTCATGGATTTTCCTAAAACAATAGTGCTGCCGTCAGAAATTATTTCTCTAGCTAATAGTAAACCACAGCAAATTCAGACATGCAACATTTTTCAGAATCTGAACTGATTGCAAGATCCAAGAAAATGGTTCTGGTCGAACACCATGAAACAACTAGAAAATCTTTAGTGTAGATCTTCCAAGATTTTACTGATATGATTTCAGACATAGCTAAATTTTCAGATTGGCACATTGCAATGAATCCAACTGCTAACTTCAGAGTAGCTTCTCTAACACACACAAAACCTGAACATGTCCAAGATCATCAGAATTGCAATCAGTCCAGACTGTTGTGCCAAGATCCAAGGAAATATATTTGTTATCCAACACTACGAAACAAGCAGAAATTCTCCACGAACAGGCGCCCAGAACAGAAAATCGCATCACAGAATTAGGATCAGGATAAGAACTTAAAATGAAAAAACAAAGCAGGCGAAAGATTCAGGGCACCTTTCCGGAGGCGATGACGACCGGATTCTCCATGACCTTGTTGGAGATGGGGCAGACGACGAACTGGGGCACGACCACCGAGCCAATCCAGCGCCTCCTGGCGTCGGCGCCGTGGTGCAGCTCGCCGGACGACGCGTTCCCCAGGGCCCGGAACACGCACTCGAAGAGCTCGATCTGCGGCACCGGGTTCGCCTCGTCGCAGCACAGGCCCGTGAACCACTCCAGCTCGGAGACCGCCTCCGTCCTGCGCATCCACCGCTCCAGCCCCTCGAGGTCGAGCACCCGGCCGTTGGCGACGAGCTCCATCTTGATCGCCTCGGTCCTGGGCCCGGTGTTGGCGCCCATGGTGGCCTCCAAGAACTCGGCCGCGGCcttggccttcctcgcctcctcGGAGCCGGCGAAGGCGTCAAGAACCTCGGCCCCGTCGACGCCCGGCGGCGCCTCGAGCTCCTGGAACGAGAAGCCGATGAAGCCCCCCGggccgtcctcctcctcgtccgcctcgcctcctcctcctcctccagaacCAGAGGAGCCCGCGGCGCTCGTCTCGGCGTCATCCTgcgccgcggcgggcgcggggagCCCCTCCCTCATCTTGGCGATGATCTCCTCGACGCCGGtgtcctccccgccgccgccgcccggggcggcatcggcggcgggcgttcttggcggcggcgacgacctcCGGGTCGTCCGCACCGAGCTGCCCAACCTCGTCGCCACGATCCCGACGCGGGGCGGCGAGGGCGACCTCGGGCGCGCCGGGGTCGGGGCGCCACGCGGGGGAGATGGCGACCTCGACCCCGAGGCCTGGGCGCCCGGGTCAGGCGAGGGCCGGCCTCCGGTCGGGGAACGCGGCCTCGCGCCCCGCCGCCTGCGCAGCGACGGCTGCTCCTCCTCGTCGAACCCCTCCTCCGACCAGTCCatgggcggcgctgcagcttCTTGCGCTCCTGGCCTCTTCTTGGCCGATGGCcgggggaggagagggagggggagagagagagaaaggggttTGGGGATTTGGTTGTTACGGCTTTTGGCGGCAAGGGGCGCGGGGGCGAATTGGAGGAGGGCCGTTGcggcgtgccggcgggatttATGGAGGAGGGCAGGGCAAATCGTGGCCGCCCACTGAGCCGTTGTCAGGCTTGGGTGTCAGCAAGACGAAGGCGTCTGTCTGTCAATGCAGCATCCTTTTCCAGCAAGAAATGGGGTGATCCAGCGTCAAGTGAGCGTAGTTCAGCACGACAATTATACTTGCTAATGACATGGTCTGGCTTAGCCACATTAGTACTTGACAAGTTCACCGTATTATTAGTCTATATAGAACGAGGTGAAAACATGCATGTACAGTTCGTAGTGTAGGTGAAAACATGTATAGAAGAACTAGAGAGAGAAGGAAGAACACGAGAGAGATATGGGAATAAACGGTTTCTTCAACGATCCGACCTAGTAATCCACTAGACTGCTGCTATAATATAAGTATACTTACATGTGAGCTTAGCCCGACACGCCAAATGCTCGCAGGCCTGGATCGCAACGCACACTGAGCTTAAGGTCACATCTGAGCTTGCCCCAGATATATCACAGCCGGTTCTCGAACTTAGCGTAAGGTGTCATTCCGATCCCTAAATTTTCAAAATATATATTTAGATCCATAAACTTAATAATCATATCGTGTGAGGTTCAAATCATAGTTATTTAAACTAAATCGAAAAAACTATATATGCACAAAAATAATTCATACCAATTTTACAAATATATTTAAATACAAAAGATTTGTATAAAAAAGATTGTAAACCAAAAAAACTCATACGATCAAATTTGTAAAacgtaaaaaataaaaaaacaaaTTTTGGAGGAAATATTGGAAAGAAAAATGTTCAGCATAAAGTTTTGAAACAGAATTTTGGAAAAAATTAGAAAATATAAGAGTTGAGCagaaaattttaaaaataaaatttaaacTCACATTTAAGCTCCATATAAGTTGAACACCTCCAATTTATAATTTAAAAATGATGATTTGGACTTCACGTGTTATGATTAGCAAGTTTGAGGATCTAAATGTGCATTTTAAAAATTTGGGGACCGAGATGACACGCTAACCCAAATTTGAGGACCGGTAGTGACTTTCTGCTTCTATTCTATCACTtataaaaaagagagagaaaatggTGCGTTGTAAATCCAGCCACGTTTTGCAAATTATGGCCAGCTATAAATTTTTAATACATCACCTGGATTCTATAGAATTCCAAGGATTCTCGGAGAAATCAAACTACATTTCAACTGTGAGATGAATTTAATTATTCATAAATAAATGAAAATGGCTTGGAGAAGTATATAGAAAAAATATGTTTATAATTGCAAGAGGTATGACCACATGCAAGTTTAAACAAATTACCATAATTttcacaaaatttcaaaatTGAGGCTGTTAAATTCGGATTTAGTGAATTGTTTAGCACCTTTAGATATTTTCTCCTTTAGGGATTTCTAGTGCACGATCGCCAAGAGCTCCTAGCAACCGATCCCCCAAGACCCTCAGACTTTGTTTTTTTGGAAGTTTTATTCTTTTTTGCCGCTTTTCATTTTCATAATGCTATAAATTTATGTACATTTTTTGGGACTACCTAGTCATCGACAGATATTGGTTGTCCATATCTATCAATTTTTTTGACAAATTAGAAGCTGACACCTAAGCAAAGAAAAAATGACAAATTTGGCAACAAAAAATCTGTCGACATTCAAAACCGAGCAAACACTAATGGATACACATCCAAAACCTGGTAACAAACTTTTTGTCGCCAACAAATATTATTTATGTACTGTTATCTTTACATAAAGTAGAACAAAAGGCTCAGATAGTAACAAATCCCATAGAACACAACAATGAGCCAAAATATCAATTGAGGGGAACTCAATACAAAGGTAGAAAATATATCTATCTAGTCTTTCAATTATGATGTTGTCATTCATACATACAAAATAGCTTCAAGCTTTCACAAAGATCTGGACAGAGAACATCAggttttaaattcaaaactttgcACATAAAAATGGAGTTGAAACTATGATTACTTGTTGGAAAGAACATCAGGTTTTAAATTCAATTACTTTGCACATAAATTTGCATAAACCAAGCAAATATTAACAAACCTACATCCTCTAACAGTTTGGTGGAAAGtaaatttcagctgaaaaaaaGAAGACGAAAGCCACAAATTAGAACAAAATTTTTAGAAGAAAAATAGACATACCAAGGAGATAATAGACATATAAAGCATATGTAAATATGTTTCTAAAGTAGCAGCAATTCATTTTGTGACTGGGTAAAACACACAAACAAAGGAGTAATAATTTGTACCCCAATACCAAAACAACTACAGGTAGAAAATTACAAAAATGCTCTGTCTGATCATCGGTATGCACTTATTCTGGTCATATCTATTAACTTATTCATCTTTATGAAGTTGCTGCTAGACATACTGCTCAATATTGAATTCAATTAACATACATAAAAAACTAACATATTAAACTTACAGCGAAAAATTTCTCTCGGAGCAAAATAAAGGAAAATCATAATGGATTCCAACATTTCATGTCATGAAAATGGTTTACAGTTATGTTTAACTATTCTTATAAATTAAATTTAATGTAACTACAATATATTTGAACTATAACAAAATAGAATCTCACAAAATAGGCACTTAAATCACCTACGCTCTCACACAATACAATTCCAAGGCACGCTAGCATACAAACTGTCGTATCGTAGTTTTATAAAGTTTTACACAAATTAAGACATATCATAATTAAATAACTAAATATTCTCAACAACATCTTGTTTGTATCAAAATAACAGCACAATCGACACCGGAGCTCCACAAATTGGCGGCTTGCTGCTGAAGGCGAACAACACAAATCGAAAAATCAATCGCTGCTGCAGTTGTCGCTTGTCAGTAGGGACCGAACACACTCAGCTGCAGCTAGAAATGGATCAAATATTCAACATAGAGAGAGCCAGGCCAAATGCTACAGcagacatatataaataacaGACCAACCCGTGCAACAGTAAAACAGCACCCACGAAGACCAAACCGTCAGCGGAAGACAAGCGACAAATAGATCAAGACGTACAAACGTAGCTGGCCCCGTCGATAGTACGACTGGACACCGGAATAAACAAGCAACCATGCAGAAATCGCAAGAAGGAGCGCGAGGGAATGAACGGCAGGGACGGCCCCAGAGGAAAATAATACTGAAGGAACATGGTGAAAATCTAAAGTTGCAAGTGATTCTGTATTTTTTCTAAGTGCGGCCGCACCCCGAAGTTGCAACGTAGCTCCGCCCCTGGTAGCGCAGCTCTTCTGCGTGTTCGAAAAAAATGTAGAAAGGTAGCTTCTACATGATAAATCATCTGATATCGTAGTCGGCAACAGCTCTCACGAGCTGCTTATGAAGTCGGAGCACCTGAAAACGGTTGAGCAACCTCTATCCCAATGAAAAAGAGGCACACAATATCTTGAGGAGTTTCTTTGAAACCAAACTATATCCAGATATAGTTAGGGATGGTAAAGATCTTAAATTTTAGTCTTAATAATTTAAGGGCCGGATTCTAATCTTATACAATTttgagctaaaaatatataGAGCCAAGCTGATTGTGAAGAGAGCACTGGAGACATGATCCGAGTTCTGTGTACAATGCAATCCTGCAATCCTAAACCGCGAGCAATTGAACACTATTAGGAATTTGGATTCCCAGCCATGTTGAACTATGAAGAGAGCACTAGAGGCATGATCCGAGTTCCATGTACAATGCAATCCTGCAATTCTAAACCGTGAGCAATTGAACACTATTAGGAATTTGGATttcccgccgccccccccccccccccccccaaagcAATTGAACACTAATAGGAATTTTGGAccacccccctccccccgcgcGATGCAAGTACTTGTGATCCCAATAAGCCCTAAATTCTGGGGTTTTCTTGCAGAAGA
The sequence above is drawn from the Panicum hallii strain FIL2 chromosome 7, PHallii_v3.1, whole genome shotgun sequence genome and encodes:
- the LOC112900632 gene encoding U-box domain-containing protein 9-like; this translates as MREGLPAPAAAQDDAETSAAGSSGSGGGGGGEADEEEDGPGGFIGFSFQELEAPPGVDGAEVLDAFAGSEEARKAKAAAEFLEATMGANTGPRTEAIKMELVANGRVLDLEGLERWMRRTEAVSELEWFTGLCCDEANPVPQIELFECVFRALGNASSGELHHGADARRRWIGSVVVPQFVVCPISNKVMENPVVIASGKTVDRSALEEWWKEHRRICPITGEVLTHAMFIPNILIKLCIERWRAANKIPGVTAAADPPAISPEVEALFMQVTLMPHSPRSSKEVRDALFLLHDLLNEESSAVHLIGSHPGTIAKLASVLQETCLDPDPELDDIIVGVMAKAASYGPNKAVFGDDWYAIPVLIARALLGPVPMRARCAHILGLLADDYYNKIKIGELGGFAPLIELLRVGDKGVKTTAARAIASLCEARENRSRFQREGVVDAAISALRSDGLMVEAEAILLQTTDSYHDVEEVIFKLRAFQGDEMCQKMATRLWRTFVLTNPEDKRDVVPSMPASKEIWEEAWTSEAERSSASSEGSAANEKALRKQIKQDVKLIVSWLQKRCYFPRTYRYRD